Genomic window (Daucus carota subsp. sativus chromosome 5, DH1 v3.0, whole genome shotgun sequence):
aaaaaaagaaaaggaatgactcATGACAAAAAGGAGCTAAAAGGACAAGAGAACGATCTTGAAAGGGGTAATGAACAGTTCTctacaacacacacacacacacaaagaaAAACATTATCGTCTGATAGTGGCCCTTTTAGCCGGAAAAAATCCTATGATATATGTTTAAATTCCCTACGGCCATCAGGCATGCACATATTTCAGTTGACAATGTTGTTTTTGCGATACAACTGCAATTAAAATGTTGTTAACTAAATTTCAAAGGCTTATATCTCAATCTATTTGGAGCATGATGTTGCTTTCAAGTATCCTGTGGctgaatctttatcaaatttgactaataattgaaataacagtCATTCTGTCACTTAGTTAGCCGGTCCcagttttttagttaaaaaaacaaTGATCAGATGTGATGCTTCATGATAAGGAGTTACTACTACTGTATTTGTGTAGAGACTGTAAACTTTGATTCTAACGCATGGCTCTTAAATTTGTGAAATATGTGAACTGTATTACTGAGCTTTGCGGATCAACATATTGAATCCAAGGATAAATTTAGGTCACACTGATGGATATTATTAGCCCAATTCAAACTAATGTAGCAAATATATATCTCGTCGTCCAGTGTCGACCTATAAGCCCTTGTAATCGAAGCGTTCTTGCAAGGCTCGTTGATAAATTGCTGCTTCATGAAGTCATACAAGCTCATTTGCCTTGATGCTATATTGTGATTGCAAGTGCATAGTCACACTCTCACTTTTCTGATGTATCGTGATCATCAGTAGTACGGAGTACCATCGCTGTGTTCCTATCAAACATGATTGCAACTAGCATTATTGTATAAAATTACACATATAATTAAAAGAGATCTTCTTTGTATCTTGTTAATACAATCTGTAGTGACtctaaattcttaaaaaaacgAAACCATAcgaattaaaaaacaaatatgaaagGAGCTTTACTTCTTAGGACTCAAAAAGAGATGCTCTTGATAATAATGATAAACTCATATACATTCCGtaatgggtatttataggttcCCAGAAAACCATCTACATCCTACAACATAACATACCAGACATAATCTAAACCGTTGGATATAATTATCTCATACTACCAACCAGAAACTAGAAGTCGCCTCTATTATACTACTGGACAACAAAAACCAAAAAATGCATGCTGTGACTTGGACTTCTGGGGACTAGTATTAATTTTAACATATCGCACGGGAATTTTTACTTTATTATTACATAACCTCATTGTTTCTTGTGATTGTGAGGTCAAATCCTCATATAATTATCTTGCACATTAATCAAAATCTTCATATTATCCgtctcattatatatattttctggtTCTTTGCTTGCATATAATATTAACTTTGTCTATCGGGGTTTTGTCAATATTGTAGATGCAGCTTTGGCAAGCATAACTGGAGCTAGTTTCCCTTATGATCAGCTAGTATCAGAACTTCCGGATGATACATCTGTCAGTCATGATTGTGATTCAGTAAAAGAAATAGATTCTGAATTTCAGAAGAAACCAAATTACATTTCTCAGTCTGCAGTGGCTTTACGCTGTCGAGTGATGCCTCCCCCCTGCATGAAGAATCCTTACCTTATGGATGATTCAGGTGTCGATATAGACCCATTTGGCAGTAGCAGATCTAAATGTGAAggtatattaattttgttgttaCTTGGGTTATAAGATCTTCAGTAGCTTTATATGGTTATAAGATACATATAAACAATACGACACACTATTTAAGCTCTTAGAACTATTATAAGCTTATATGTAATATGTGTTAAGTTGATGCTAAGAAGTGACAAAAAACCATCAGACTCAGATCACACTACAATGTGACAGTGCGATTGCTGATTTGCAGTTGTATGCTATCATAtgtttataacatatattatacgAATGCTGTTTCTGTCATTCAATTGTTGGTTCCAGGTAGCTGCCCATTGTTTAGTCAATATTTTGATCATGTTAAATATTATGCAAACCTTCAGGCCTTTTTCCTTCAGCCATTGGCGGTGGTGACCTTCCACGCTACCGTACAGATTTTCATGAAATAGAGGTACACTTTTCATTTATCAATGATTTTTTTGTCAATCTGAATATTTTAGGGGTCTGCGTAGCGATTGTTTTAAATAATCTATTCTACTTCAGGAAATTGGTTATGGAAACTTCAGCCGTGTTTTCAAAGCTTTAAAGCGAATCGATGGTTGCATGTATGCAGTAAAACATAGCACAAGACAACTACATTTGGACACTGAAAGGTATcgtcaaaaattcaaaatgattggtgaatattttttttttgaattttagtaaCATGTTCTCATGCCATCATATTTACAGGCGTAAAGCTTTGATGGAAGTACAAGCTATGTCTGCTTTAGGTTTGCATCATACTCTAGTATCTTGTCCCAAATTTTTTGCACGCACTTGATATGatgatatctatattataataaccgTTCCCCTTTGCAGGATCTCATGAAAACATTGTCCGCTATTATAATTCTTGGATTGAAAATGAGAAGATCTACATTCAAATGGAACTTTGTGAGCGTAGCCTATCCATCAATGGATCATCTAAATTATTCACAGAAGGAGAGGTCTTATTAGCAATGCACCAGGTTAATTTTTCAGCAAAACTTTGTGACTCAAGTGAACAGTGGTTTACGATCAGATAATTTTTGTTGCGTAATGCAACATGCTATATAGGCTATAGAAATACCGAAATAGTTAACTATGAAAAATTGCTTATATGGATCTTAATAGCAAAATATCACTGGAATTAACTTGTGGGGTATTGGATTGTAGTAGTTTCGGGACTTCTGCTGTCATTAACGCATGCAATTAGCATCAAGTACTTTTCtagttaaatttattataagaaaattaatattgaGGCTGTCAAGGTTGTACAATTCAGCCTTATGTTGGAGAACAGGTTGTCAATATATAGGAAGTTGGTATACACAGGGGTGGATCCAAGGGGAGGCTAACCCAGGCTAAAGCCCTGACTCAGTCAGAACAATTAgtggatttttttaattaattatcagtCATGTTTTCTCCTTAAAACTTAGCCGGTGTCTTCATATCAGCCCCAgataatttcaaataatcaaaaataaaataaaatattattctagaCTTTAATTTCTGGTTCCTCCACTGAGTATACATATATGCTCTAATTTATTGGTATTTGAGTAACTAAACTAAGATGGGTCAAGGGAGAATTCACATAGGATTGGAGAATAGTGGATGCCATACATGAAGTGATTTTTGCTGACCTGCTTTTCTTTGCAAGAAAAAGGTCTTAACAGTCTGCCTAGAATGGCTGGTAACTGCAATCATGGCTTGTAAATTTATTAGCATGCCACTAGACAATGCATATTAGGATATACTGTCTTTCTTATTTGTTGAAGATTTTAGTTGTGCATCTTATGATTGACTATAATTTTGTACAGATAGCCAAGGCACTGCAATATATACATGAGAGAGGGGTTGCCCACTTAGATGTGAAGCCTGATAATATTTATGTCAAGAATGATGGATATAAACTTGGGGATTTCGGATGTGCAACTCTCCTGGATACAAGCCTTCCAATTGAAGAAGGCGATGCACGTTATATGCCCCAAGAAATCCTGAATGAGAAGTATGATCATCTTGATAAGGTCGATGTGTTCTCTTTGGGGGCTACCATATATGAGCTTGCTAAGGGGTCAGCTCTGCCAGAGTCTGGTCCTCATTTTCTACATCTCAGGGAAGGAAAACTGCCACTCCTTCCTGGCCATTCTATccaatttcaaaatttactcaAGGTAAATTCATGCTTTCTGTttcagtattagccatgaataCTAAGAAATTAAAGCCTTGATTTGAGGAAAGTAAGATTCACTTGAGCACATAATTTAAGAGGTTAAAACAGAAGTTCCTTGCACTGAACACAGTTGTACTACAAATTTAAACCTCTGGCTGCCTATTGCATATATAAATGATACTGCTGGCAACTTTTCCATCTGTTTCGTAGTATTTAGTTGGCAGTAGATGCAAATTTTGTTACTCATATATTATCTAATGTGCATTTGTTGTTACCCCAAGTATGTAATTAAGTAAATAGACATTCTCTTAGCCACAAGAAGGCCATTGGCCCAGTGAGTCTGGATTTCCTCCCAGAAAAACTATCTGCAGCTATCTCGTCTTGTGATTTTAGTCCAAGTAATCCTTTCATAATTGCAATCtcattgatgatatttttgtctATAAACTTAGGCGATGATGGACCCAGATCCAGCACGGCGACCTTCTGCAAAAGAAGTTGTTGAAAACTCACTTTTTGATCGAATCCGCATAACTTCAAAAACTAGGTAAAGGCTTTGAAATGCTTATATGAAGTGTATACTGAATTGTAATTATTGTCTTAATGTAGTGCGCCATAGTTTTGATTGACATGGTGCTCATTTTGTAAAAATGAAGTTTAATGCTTACATGAAGTGTATACTGTATTTGGAGAAGTGTTCAGTACCGTATTCTGATAATTGGGTTGTATTATTGCAAATTGCAATTATTGCGTGGAACTGCAAAACTTGCCTTACTCCCATTctcgtactccctctgtccctctcatttgtttacagtttttttacactgttcgacacgcatttcaaggcgtatataaaacatagttatacaacttttttttggaaaatttcttttttgtataaaaatataaacatcaaacttttattcagaagaaaaaaaagttcaaaataatttatcaaactacgttttataagagcattagaatgcgtgccgagcccccgtcccccaatgtaaacaaatgagggggacggagggagtaatatttagtGCAGTACCCATGTatgtaggggtgagcattcggtcggttcggtccaaaaccggaccgaaccgaatagaccgagaaccgaagtttagatttttttcggaccgaaccggagtaccggaccgaagttttataatggaccgaaccggaccgaaggaaccgaaattattttaaaaataaaaaaatattatattttttaactaaaattcatgatttattttaaaattttcatattaattaatcacccccaattcattaaagatatatataattaaatttacaaactagattttataattataacatataagatacatatataatataaatataaattaaaattatatatattttggacaattcggtctattcggtccggaccgaaatatttttttacggaccggaccggaccgaactttatttcggtctattcggtccggaccgaatggaccgaactttcagaaaattaggaccgaaccgaaccgaatttatacggttcggtccggtttttcggttccggttcggttttgctcacccctacatGTATGTCAGTGATTACATATATTTGTCAAGCTCGTCAATCTTCTTGGTAAATTTTGACCAGCAACGACAAATCAACCTTATTATAATACTCTTTTCacatgattaaattattttaggtTGTGTTTGGAAgtatgtatttcatttcaaattttgaatttcaaatgaaatgatTTAAGGtgttatttcaaattctcagtttTATATTAGATATTTGAATGTTAtggatttcaaatttaattcatATCGAACTTGTTTGTGTATCCAAACGTGTCATTTGATCAAATTCaagatttcaaataaaattcaagttcccaaacatagacattaaaataattattaaatctcATTTTTAATATACTGAATGGTTGGTTAAACACTATTGCCCTGACATACTGGCAGGAGAAGGTCGTGCATGCTTGAATGTAGGGGTGAACATGGGTTGGGTTGGGCGGGTTTTTAGAAAAAAACGACCCAACTCAATTAGTGCgggttaataaaaactt
Coding sequences:
- the LOC108223984 gene encoding wee1-like protein kinase; translation: MRKALKRSSCNSSSKEQTQKKRKKLDTNNVSIIQQLGQISPFNPQQKSPILNLANPSRFQQLLESESDVVAPQSDCKPSSSVEFNFDVGNANERVFVLSQDLFCTPDYITPNEAPIPKTLDCNEEDACPKSPEKIKTVKAKKQMQNAALASITGASFPYDQLVSELPDDTSVSHDCDSVKEIDSEFQKKPNYISQSAVALRCRVMPPPCMKNPYLMDDSGVDIDPFGSSRSKCEGLFPSAIGGGDLPRYRTDFHEIEEIGYGNFSRVFKALKRIDGCMYAVKHSTRQLHLDTERRKALMEVQAMSALGSHENIVRYYNSWIENEKIYIQMELCERSLSINGSSKLFTEGEVLLAMHQIAKALQYIHERGVAHLDVKPDNIYVKNDGYKLGDFGCATLLDTSLPIEEGDARYMPQEILNEKYDHLDKVDVFSLGATIYELAKGSALPESGPHFLHLREGKLPLLPGHSIQFQNLLKAMMDPDPARRPSAKEVVENSLFDRIRITSKTR